Proteins co-encoded in one Cucurbita pepo subsp. pepo cultivar mu-cu-16 chromosome LG15, ASM280686v2, whole genome shotgun sequence genomic window:
- the LOC111776519 gene encoding LOB domain-containing protein 29-like, with the protein MTGSGSPCGACKFLRRKCVRGCVFAPYFCHEQGATHFAAIHKVFGASNVSKLLARLPVSERCEAAVTISYEAQARLQDPIYGCVSHIFALQQQVVSLQAQLASLKEQAAENMMNVSGNRGEAEKNSRKVPCHPQDLHSWFQSEQPNVMLEFNPNPTRNNSASNPYYDENYSIMVNSQSNENYEHHMAKMEESGSYESFEETSGYSMYTLDHLHSNVQQWSFNESADDLQSVAFGNRHW; encoded by the exons atgacaggTTCTGGTTCTCCCTGTGGAGCCTGTAAGTTCTTGAGAAGAAAATGTGTCAGAGGCTGCGTTTTTGCGCCATATTTCTGCCATGAACAAGGCGCTACTCATTTTGCTGCTATTCATAAGGTGTTTGGTGCTAGCAATGTGTCTAAGCTTCTTGCTCGTTTGCCTGTTAGTGAGCGTTGTGAGGCTGCTGTTACTATCTCTTATGAAGCTCAAGCTAGGCTTCAAGATCCTATTTATGGCTGTGTTTCTCATATCTTTGCCCTCCAACAACAG gttgTGAGTCTTCAAGCACAACTAGCTTCTCTTAAGGAACAAGCAGCAGAAAACATGATGAACGTGTCTGGTAATAGAGGTGAGGCTGAGAAGAATAGCAGAAAGGTTCCTTGTCATCCACAAGATCTCCATAGCTGGTTTCAGTCGGAGCAACCGAACGTAATGCTCGAGTTCAATCCGAATCCGACTCGGAATAATTCGGCATCGAACCCTTATTATGATGAGAATTATAGCATTATGGTTAATTCTCAGTCCAATGAGAACTATGAGCATCACATGGCTAAAATGGAGGAAAGTGGATCATATGAAAGCTTTGAAGAAACCTCAGGCTATTCCATGTATACTCTTGATCACTTGCATTCAAATGTTCAACAATGGAGCTTCAATGAGTCTGCTGATGATTTACAATCAGTTGCTTTTGGTAATAGGCATTGgtaa